A genomic region of Zea mays cultivar B73 chromosome 6, Zm-B73-REFERENCE-NAM-5.0, whole genome shotgun sequence contains the following coding sequences:
- the LOC103630351 gene encoding uncharacterized protein, whose amino-acid sequence MGDLKEVFRSLKELFPEVDHRILKAIAVEHRKDVDSAVVTVLDEVMPSMTGSAGTLFTHKEVLPSMDDSVGNLFANRSTHEVGSSSCAGHEIHIDEIDVSVHPAQHTSSGEAKTGKQENINNECVGRLASVEGVSEQLNLHSDPIPNGSQHDLIPNLDVLSSNTNPEKMLANIYNEVGYSGLSSECFSQQLTGKHGGDIIAPQSHDQDPNKMLPVGDYFSQNSSMEFFSGYEDMHFDGDLLPPGSNDKVSSGILGTEKDSSVPVLDVPGRNKEESPAGTSGFIEQKDTSNVTNMLPDLNLYHLASTASTHSSHSVSIESLEDSVADARSNKNDLLPSLELVTKMIEDVELLEEKAKVAKRESSVAGTGILTKVEELREMLTHAKEANDMHAGEVFGEKAILTTEARELQSRLQRLSDERNKYLVIIEEIRQTLDQRLVAAQQEIAAAEKEKLEKEVAAQTLLNEQENMMNSIVEESRKLQKEAEENLKLKEFLVERSQIVDMLQGEMTGICEDVSLLKRVVDERLSLSKLQPSAMSSLSSSLHSSHHKSWTSSDRTTEANGSLDKHTLAEPASPARKDLNGDECTVQVSDGNDTGKGVLKRVDSKDGDGWELC is encoded by the exons ATGGGCGATCTCAAGGAGGTTTTCCGCTCCCTCAAAGAACTCTTCCCTGAG GTTGATCATCGTATACTGAAGGCTATCGCAGTTGAGCACCGTAAAGATGTTGATTCCGCGGTGGTTACTGTCCTTGATGAAGTCATGCCGTCCATGACTGGTTCAGCTGGAACTTTGTTTACCCATAAAGAAGTGTTGCCATCTATGGATGATTCTGTTGGGAATTTGTTTGCTAATCGCAGCACACATGAAGTGGGTAGTTCATCATGTGCAG GACATGAGATACATATCGATGAGATTGATGTAAGTGTTCACCCTGCACAACACACTTCTTCTGGGGAGGCTAAAACTGGCAAGCAAGAAAACATAAACAATGAATGTGTGGGAAGACTTGCATCAGTCGAAGGGGTCAGTGAGCAACTAAATCTACATTCTGATCCTATACCAAATGGCAGTCAGCATGATTTGATTCCCAACCTTGATGTGCTATCATCAAATACCAATCCAGAGAAAATGTTGGCTAACATATATAATGAAGTTGGATATAGTGGATTATCAAGTGAATGTTTTTCTCAACAACTGACTGGGAAACATGGTGGTGATATCATAGCTCCACAATCCCATGATCAAGATCCTAATAAGATGCTTCCAGTTGGGGATTACTTTTCCCAGAACAGTTCAATGGAGTTCTTCAGTGGCTATGAGGACATGCATTTTGATGGTGACCTTTTGCCTCCTGGTTCTAATGATAAAGTATCTTCTGGAATTTTGGGTACTGAAAAAGATTCTTCTGTGCCTGTGCTGGATGTTCCTGGTCGAAATAAAGAAGAATCCCCCGCTGGGACTTCTGGATTTATAGAACAGAAGGACACCAGCAATGTTACGAATATGCTTCCTGATCTTAATTTGTATCATTTGGCTTCTACGGCTTCAACTCACTCAAGCCATTCTGTTAGTATTGAGTCTCTTGAGGATTCTGTTGCTGATGCCAGAAgcaataag AATGATCTGTTACCTTCTTTGGAGTTGGTTACAAAAATGATAGAGGATGTTGAGCTTCTTGAAGAAAAGGCTAAAGTAGCCAAACGTGAATCATCTGTTGCTGGGACAGGCATTCTAACCAAAGTTGAGGAGCTCAGAGAAATGTTAACTCATGCGAAGGAAGCAAATGATATG CATGCTGGCGAGGTTTTTGGCGAGAAAGCTATTTTAACCACAGAGGCACGTGAGCTTCAATCTCGACTTCAGAGGCTTTCAGATGAGAGGAATAAATATCTGGTGATAATTGAAGAG ATACGACAAACTCTTGATCAAAGATTGGTTGCTGCACAGCAAGAAATTGCAGCAGCCGAGAAAGAAAAGCTTGAAAAGGAGGTTGCTGCTCAGACACTACTCAATGAACAGGAAAATATGATGAATTCTATTGTTGAAGAATCGAGAAAACTGCAGAAAGAAGCTGAGGAGAACCTGAAG TTGAAGGAATTCCTGGTTGAGCGGAGCCAAATTGTTGATATGCTGCA AGGCGAGATGACTGGGATCTGTGAGGATGTTTCGTTGCTCAAGCGAGTGGTGGATGAGCGCCTATCATTGAGCAAGTTGCAGCCCTCAGCTATGTCAAGCCTCTCTTCTTCACTGCATTCTTCTCATCACAAGAGCTGGACTTCCTCTGATAGGACCACCGAAGCCAATGGGTCTCTAGATAAGCACACCCTTGCTGAACCTGCAAGCCCAGCGCGCAAAGATCTGAATGGCGACGAGTGCACTGTGCAGGTGTCAGATGGCAACGACACTGGTAAAGGCGTTTTGAAGCGTGTGGATTCCAAGGACGGCGATGGATGGGAGCTTTGCTGA